One segment of Tetrapisispora phaffii CBS 4417 chromosome 1, complete genome DNA contains the following:
- the ISA2 gene encoding Isa2p (similar to Saccharomyces cerevisiae ISA2 (YPR067W); ancestral locus Anc_3.357) has protein sequence MFMNIKSNPVSNKAVFGILGASKVLRTNHVFQNPLIFQESLPKIRFYSTSTSDPNKSTESNNLKADLDEKFVEPSNVINKDSTLYFNVTERAVKRLADIFKESKQSLKISVESGGCHGFQYNLKLIPFEELTLIKKDFGDNLIKSSKNDPLVTKNSDSNADELDDELDDEMFDDFDMDEVPESSLNDKKVIYEFPNSAAIVTDKSSLKILNKTYLTYTTELIGSTFKIKGGNMKSSCGCGSSFDVDI, from the coding sequence ATGTTTATGAATATAAAGTCTAATCCTGTGAGCAATAAAGCTGTATTTGGTATATTAGGAGCATCAAAAGTACTGCGAACAAATCATGTCTTCCAAAACCCACTGATATTCCAAGAATCATTACCTAAAATACGTTTTTACTCAACTTCAACATCAGACCCTAATAAAAGTACCGAAAGCAATAATTTGAAGGCAGATTTAGATGAGAAATTTGTGGAGCCTTCGAACGTCATCAATAAAGATTCGACCTTATATTTCAATGTAACAGAGAGAGCTGTAAAAAGATTAGCCGACATTTTCAAAGAATCTAAACAATCGTTGAAAATATCTGTTGAAAGTGGTGGTTGTCATGGCTTTCAATACAATCTAAAATTAATTCCCTTCGAAGAACTCACTCTAATTAAGAAAGACTTTGGTGATAATCTTATAAAATCAAGTAAAAATGACCCCTTAGTTACTAAGAATTCTGATAGTAATGCTGATGAGCTTGATGATGAGCTTGATGATGAAATGTTCGATGATTTTGACATGGATGAGGTCCCAGAGTCATCAttgaatgataaaaaaGTAATCTATGAATTTCCTAATTCTGCCGCCATAGTAACAGATAAAAgttcattgaaaatattaaacaaaacCTACTTAACCTACACAACGGAACTTATAGGTTCAACTTTTAAGATCAAAGGTGGCAACATGAAAAGCTCCTGTGGTTGTGGAAGTAGTTTTGATGTTGATATCTAA
- the UBA3 gene encoding NEDD8-activating protein UBA3 (similar to Saccharomyces cerevisiae UBA3 (YPR066W); ancestral locus Anc_3.356): MLCKVLILGAGGLGCELLKNLVMLNEIVNEIHIIDYDTIELTNLNRQFLFTTNDIGKSKAEVAANYIKSHFPKLINEDKLKIVAHYKDLTKVPIGFLSKFDFVISGLDAIEPRRFINQKLVELTRTTNFEKCIPFIDGGVEGLKGHAKTIIPGITACWECSIDTFPLTQLTVPMCTIINNPRNIDHIIEYVVSVELKNLNYDNEEDQNTLLSHCIQRANKYNIELDPLKFNTNYIIGIVKKIIPNVCTTNAIIAGQCCNELLKIYYDLSDFDNLENFTNYNGSQGSYLISFSHDRMPDCVICGDI, translated from the coding sequence ATGCTATGCAAAGTTTTGATACTAGGGGCCGGTGGTCTAGGTTGCGAACTGCTGAAAAATCTGGTTATGCTTAATGAAATAGTCAATGAGATTCATATCATTGACTATGATACGATCGAGTTGACTAACCTGAATCGACAGTTCCTGTTCACTACAAACGATATTGGAAAATCAAAAGCTGAAGTGGCAGCCAACTACATTAAATCACATTTCCCaaagttaataaatgaagataaattgaaaattgtAGCTCATTACAAAGATTTGACTAAGGTCCCTATTGGATTCTTAAgtaaatttgattttgttatttCTGGCTTGGATGCAATTGAACCACGCAGATTCATCAACCAAAAATTGGTTGAATTAACAAGAACAACGAATTTCGAAAAGTGCATACCGTTTATAGATGGAGGTGTAGAAGGTTTAAAAGGCCACGCAAAGACAATTATACCAGGTATTACTGCTTGTTGGGAGTGCTCGATAGATACATTTCCGCTTACACAACTCACAGTTCCAATGTGTACTATAATAAACAACCCAAGGAATATCGACCACATTATAGAGTATGTGGTTTCAGTAGagttgaaaaatttgaacTATGATAACGAAGAGGATCAAAACACATTGCTATCGCATTGCATCCAAAGAgcaaataaatacaatattGAACTTGACccattgaaatttaatacAAATTACATTATTGGAATcgtgaaaaaaattattccaAATGTATGTACAACAAATGCAATCATTGCCGGTCAATGTTGCAATGaactattgaaaatatacTACGACTTAAGTGActttgataatttagaaaaCTTCACAAATTATAATGGATCTCAAGGATCATATTTAATTAGTTTTTCTCACGACAGGATGCCTGACTGTGTGATATGTGgtgatatataa
- the SND3 gene encoding Snd3p (similar to Saccharomyces cerevisiae PHO88 (YBR106W); ancestral locus Anc_3.355), with protein sequence MNPQVTNIVIMLVMMQLAKKLDMEDPVIVNYIRILYCSCQAATFLIYQYTRSKIVKKNDMTTMKYVAPGGLMTGQSETLEVTTVKDYDLKQIDSSIKSIYSGLAMMGFMHFYLHYTNPLFMQSISPVKAALENNEVQIHLFGKAATGDLKRPFKQSSMFGPMGGEAKTDKKSIEEAEKAGMGGVKAE encoded by the coding sequence ATGAACCCTCAAGTTACTAATATTGTCATCATGCTTGTCATGATGCAATTGGCTAAGAAATTGGACATGGAGGATCCTGTCATCGTTAACTACATCAGAATCCTATACTGTTCCTGCCAAGCCGCCACCTTCTTGATCTACCAATACACAAGAAGCAAGATCGTCAAGAAGAATGACATGACCACCATGAAATACGTTGCTCCAGGTGGTTTAATGACTGGTCAATCCGAAACTTTGGAAGTCACCACCGTTAAAGACTATGATTTGAAGCAAATTGATTCATCCATCAAGTCCATTTACTCAGGTTTGGCTATGATGGGTTTCATGCATTTCTATTTACACTACACTAACCCATTATTCATGCAATCGATCTCCCCAGTTAAAGCTGCGCTAGAAAACAATGAAGTgcaaattcatttatttgGTAAAGCCGCTACTGGTGATTTGAAGAGACCATTCAAACAATCATCTATGTTTGGGCCAATGGGTGGTGAAGCTAAGACTGATAAGAAATCCATTGAAGAAGCCGAAAAGGCTGGTATGGGCGGTGTCAAGGCTGAATAG
- the VID24 gene encoding glucose-induced degradation complex subunit VID24 (similar to Saccharomyces cerevisiae VID24 (YBR105C); ancestral locus Anc_3.353), translating into MIHDSFHAKRNIPVNEIKSKNRNGSKEIDVISHNHSYLKLNHLSSSLSLVVAAANDVEPASLSDQNDSTISKIDSCTMLQTASPPQTATSQHRVSNSGTARKKYIHGDTSNYTCSVPSPTLSKHLHTDYLRQNMVFKGHQISGYKSYEVVIELSNVLLPTRDSLGGATEPHITGSLTIKNLTAVNPEITTYFDSYVVTSNSECDASFGFLSSDWVKNSKIDLLSDESLASFLSDDANDYEHWSNFHNYRHVIRASYNEYESNSRFHKHDGDSSTGKKGISSCSVRDSMNVDDYLNGRIPLNIDNYRNQRFIFMRWKERFLLPSSVQPDDTEDSFNYASNIRGANFDGYYYVVHDQLNGSIKGFYYHPKATKFQQLELYPVDQKNIHKLTSNYSFN; encoded by the coding sequence ATGATTCACGACAGTTTTCATGCAAAGAGAAACATCCCAGTCAACGAGATCAAATCAAAGAATCGAAACGGTTCGAAGGAAATCGATGTCATTTCTCATAACCATAGTTACTTGAAATTAAACCATCTGTCATCATCCCTATCGTTGGTTGTGGCTGCTGCCAATGATGTCGAACCAGCGAGTCTTTCCGATCAGAATGATAGCActatatcaaaaatagaTAGCTGTACAATGTTGCAGACTGCGTCCCCCCCACAGACTGCTACTTCCCAGCACAGAGTTTCGAACAGCGGCACTGCCaggaaaaaatatatacacgGGGATACCTCAAATTACACGTGCTCAGTTCCTTCACCTACGTTATCAAAACATCTTCACACTGATTATCTGAGGCAAAACATGGTGTTTAAAGGCCATCAGATATCAGGCTATAAAAGTTACGAAGTGGTCATAGAGCTAAGCAATGTCTTGCTCCCTACTCGCGACTCGCTGGGTGGTGCTACTGAGCCGCATATCACCGGCTCTCttacaataaaaaatttaactgCTGTGAACCCAGAAATTACCACATACTTCGACTCATATGTAGTCACTTCGAATAGCGAGTGCGACGCGAGTTTCGGGTTCTTGTCTTCAGATTGGGTCAAGAATAGCAAGATAGATTTGCTATCGGATGAATCGTTGGCTAGTTTTCTATCAGATGATGCAAATGATTATGAGCATTGGTCAAATTTTCACAATTACAGACATGTGATAAGAGCTTCTTACAACGAATACGAGAGTAATAGTAGATTTCATAAACATGATGGAGATTCAAGCACCGGCAAGAAAGGCATCTCCTCTTGTTCAGTTCGGGATTCTATGAACGTCGACGACTATCTAAACGGGAGGATACCCTTAAACATAGACAACTATAGAAACCAAAGGTTTATATTTATGAGATGGAAGGAAAGGTTCTTACTTCCATCCTCAGTTCAGCCAGATGACACGGAGGACTCTTTCAATTATGCATCTAATATAAGAGGCGCAAATTTCGACGGCTACTATTATGTAGTGCACGACCAGTTGAACGGTAGTATCAAGGGTTTCTACTACCATCCAAAGGCAACAAAATTCCAGCAACTAGAGTTATATCCAGTTGATCAGAAAAACATTCATAAGTTGACGTCAAATTATTCCTTTAATTAA